From the Odontesthes bonariensis isolate fOdoBon6 chromosome 9, fOdoBon6.hap1, whole genome shotgun sequence genome, the window CTACTGCAATAACTGAAATCATTGAGGAAATATTCTCATATTGGGGCTTGTTGTAGAAGGCCACAAAGACGTAATCTCATTCAACTGCACTCCTAACAGATACCATTATCAAACTAGGGAAACAAAAAGTGGAGCATAAAAGTAATTCACTATCAATCCAACTAAATTTTTACAGAATGACAAGCCTCATACTGACATCTTTTCTTTTGCCAATCCCTTGAGGTCATAGAATAATAATTTCTTGAAAATGAAAGGCATAAAAAGAGCACACATGGGCTACAACCACAGCCTCTTGGTGTGGCCAAAAGTCGTGCTATGGCCGTATCTTGTTCTTTACTCTGACTCTTAGCTTTGCAGTCAAAGTTAATGCCGTTTATCTAATAAGTGACTTGTCCCTTTTGGCCTAATAGCTTAGCAAACTCTGCAAGTTTGTAAAATGATCCTAATCAgacaactgaaagaaagacactGAAGGAAAGCTTGATATACTAGAAAGTGGCAAGGGATGCAAAATAATGACCACAAGGTGTAGGTCATTTGAAGGAAAAAGGCCTCAGGGGGGCTGAGGACAGATGATAAAATAAAGGCAAAGTAAGatcaaataaaaatcacattAATCTACCTCAAGCTGTCGTAGCTCTTCTTCCTCCTAAAAGAAATAACAAATAGCAGGTCAGCTGGCTATGTGGGAAgcaaaagagcaacacagacaTGCGCTACAGGGAAGTcttctgatttaaaaatggaatCTAAGGAAGCAGTTGAGGATGTCAGGAGGCAGCTACTGCTGGGAAAAAAGGAAGATGTTAGCAACAAGAACTCATTGAGGGGCAGGAGAGAGGTGAAGTGTTGAAGTGAGCAAACTGAGTGAGAGCCACAGACCAAGATCTCCTCCCACCCCATCCCAACCACAGCAGCCCTCCCTGATCTCTGCACCATCGAACCCACGACTACATGGAGGAACCGTTGAGAGAGACGATCACCGTAACACGGTTACCTCCGACTGCAAATCCTCTTCCTCCTGGAGGGACCAAACCAAGAGGAAATGGACAATAGAGCAAAGAAGGGGTCAAATGCTGtacagtgtgtgtgcatgaggaACATGAGCGGTGTTAACACCAGCAGACAGACCTCTGGCACCTATTTACTTACACGGCGTGTTAACGGATATGTTAATGGATGGACAGAAGCATGGACTGAGGAGATATGTCAACCCGGAACTGTTAAATGAAATGAGACTGTGTGACGTGTCAGTGAATTATTTTACACACGCTTTCTCTATCAAAAATTGGCAAGTGGGACAATGAGAGTTGAGTAAAACCCAATGTTACGATGGCATGCACTCTAAGTCTATAACACGAACAGCCAAAAGCCAAACCCTTAAGCTAAAAAAGGGGATGTAGCATTTTTGAAAACCTTTCTGCCAATATGATTTATTATAGTGGGGAAATGTTCAGTAAAGTCAGACAAAAAACAAATCTGAACAGCAAGAAGTGCATTTCCTCCAAATCTGCCTGGGAAACACGGGGTGATCTGAGAATATTGAAAGATACAAAATTGAATGTCATTTTTATGCGCATTCAAAGGACTGGGTAATAAAACACCCACTGTCCTTTATAGAGATAGGATCTGGAAGTAGTCGTATAGATTTAAATAGATTTCATACTGTACAGCATTAGCCCTTTACCAGTCTTTACTGATTTAACCGCTTGTGTAACATTACAAGACAAACCCTCAATAACAGAAGAACCTAACACTGAGGCTGCAGAATCAAAACGGCATCCGAATAAAACTCAGATGTAaggaatacaaaaaacaaatggaAAAGAAACATGAAATCTAAGTCAGTTTGAAAGTTAATAGATATCATTGATGCTCAGGTCATGTAAGGAATCAGTCATGTATGTCGTGCTGTAGAATGACTGGAAAGCAGACAGAGATGGGGCAGCGGTAGGGACAGGCTCATTCCAAACCCGCAACAACTGCAAAGTAAGAAACCAGTTCATGAACATCCACGAAATGTAATGTGCATGCTTTACATGATATGTGATTAACAGGGACAATGAAACATACATCATTTTGAGTGAGTGCAGTTTTGTCCTGCCGCTAGTAATGTTGGAACAATTCACCACTGGTACTGACTGCAATTCGTGGACTGCTGTTATCAAAGAGGTCATTTTATGCTTTTCTTAAGTGTGCAAGGTAGATGTTTGGGCTTGTAAAATGTCTGCGTAGTTACAAAGTCAAAAGGTCACGTCATGGAATTTGTTCTCTCGCTCAGAAAAACATGGCTCCCAAACTGCCTGAAACACCCAGTTTGTAGTCCAAGTTCTTCTTCAGTTACTTATCTACCTCACTGTGGAACATATTTGCATAATATCTTCTATGTGGCTAGTTTGGCAGGTTTCGAACAAAGAATGACCAGCTGCTTTGCATTCCACCATTTTTGGCCAATCAGAGTAGTCTGGGCTTTTtcgggaggggaggggggactTAAAGAGACAGTAGCTAAGACGGAGCGTTTTAAACAGAAATCAACAAGAAATACTGTACCTATGCacctatatattttttttagattaaagCATGTGAAACTCCTATAGTTGCCCAACAAAATCAAACCAGAGACTTCTATATTAGCATAATTTGAACTCTTTCATAAAACAACAGAGCATGCCCCCTTTAAGCACTAACTTCAGTTTAGCATGctaagaaaagtttttttttaaattacctgttcttcttcctcttctaccTCTTCTGCCTGGGCCTGCTAACAGAAGACACACAGAGGACAGTATTAGAGATGCCAGCTCCACCCATTGTACATTATGTGTGTCAATACACCATCCACAGATCCTTCAGATCAGAATCAGTTAGAGTGGAGAGGTTGTGGGACTCTACTGACACACCTTGAGCAGGACAGTTAATCGATAATGATTATGCAGTGCAGTGTGGGTCGCATCATCAAGACAAGCAGCAACAGTGTCACTAACAACcccaaaaagacaacaaaaaaaactaaagacagGGAACGTAAAAGAAGGTAGTGCAAAAAGACATTGAACATCTACTGTTACTGAGGAGATATTTACGAACGATGAACAGGAATGTTGCACACGGCGTATTAGTAGACGACTGAATCTAGGGAGAGACTTGAGGAGATGACAGGAATGCAAGGATGACAGGAACTTGAAAAGGGAGGTAAACCTTAAATAAAAGGAAGAGGACATTACAGGGAAAGAGGAGATGATTGGAGGAAAAACAGACAATTCAAGGAATGATGGGAAGGTACTTCAAACATTAAAGCGAAGGAGGAGGCAGCAAAACGACAGGAGATTGGATTCTTGTTATGTGGCAATTACTGTGTCTTCTGTGACCTCGTCCGTTTCTTCCActgcctcctcctccccctcctccgcTGCAGGGGGCTCATCTCCTGCCGTTTCTCCTTCTGTGGCTTCATCGCCTGCCTCGCCACCCTCACCTTCCTCTTCATCAGCTGCCTCTACCTGCTCCTTCTCTCCGTGTGCATTCCCGTTACGCTCCTCCACTGGAACCTCCTTGTTGTGGGGTGAAAACAACAAGGCATGATCAATGAAAACTAGTGACGTAATAAGAAGTTAGCGTGAATTTTTATTCAGTCACTGCTTCAAGGGCACTGGGATGGTCAGCTAAATCAGTGGGAGGGGTTTagaaatatacaattaaaatgTGTTAAGTCTGTAGGCGGCAGTCCGGTGAGTGCAGTAGGAGGAGTTAAAGAGGGGAGATAAATGTTTCAGTACTTTGGGAGGGAAAAAATTACATTTGAAGTAAGcatcacaaaaaaaattatgaaataTGCTATTTTGGCTTAGCTAAGAGACTGGAAACAAAAGCGAAACACAAAGCCTGACTCTGTCCTAAGGAAATCATATTTACCTAAAGCTCATTAAGTAAACATTTTTTCTTGTGATGATATGTGGCATGCAAGTCTGTAATATCCTCAAAGCAGTACAGGAGTTTGGAGAGTATGCACCTGCACCATGACCGACTCCAGGTCTACTTCAGGATGAGTGGGGGATATGGCAGCCGGTTGGGGAGCTTCACACAAATATTCACGTAAATGAGAACCAACTTTAGGCTGTCATCGTTCTACACAATGTACAGCAAATTGTCTGAGGTGGGTGCTTCGTTCAAACCTGCCAGATTCCATCTAACGGGACACGTTCTCCACGCGTCACCAGAGATCATGGTAGCCcggttgaacttgttttaacttcAGCACATAGCGCACAGACAGCCAGCTTGGCACAGATTGGTTTTTGTGTCGCACAACACTCACAGACATTAATAGGTTTGGAAGCAGcgcacagtcagtggggttacatggcactgaaaggatcagataattggctaaacaCAGTGTCTGCCACACACACCCAATGCAAAAAGTCCCTTCAGATAAAACAAGCTACACGTAACCTGTTAATTATGAGTTTAAGAGTTGGAGAGTGGATTTCGCTACCTTTAGCCACAGCCAGACAAATTTTCTGCACCTATTTCCAGTCTTTCTAGAGATTGATTACTACAGCTTAAAAAGAAGCTTTCAGTTAGGAAACAAGGACATTCCTCAAAGTGCTGCTTTCATCAAGGGACCAGAATTAAAAAATAAGTAGTAAACGCAAATCGCAAATTGAACTCCTCCTGGAACAAAATGAATATGTAATTAAATCTCTTCACATAGCTCCACACTGAAACCTACagggtaaaaaaacaaacaaaaaacagctcATCATCAGCTTAGCTGATCAGGAGTCTGGTGTGAATAATAAACAATTAAATCCATTACTATTTTTTAGCTGCTTTAAGTCGAAAGGCACAAAAAGTACGTGAGAATCCTGCAGCCACGTCAATAACCTGTAATGCAGATACAGCAGTGCAGTAAGTTGCAGTGTGACCGGCAGGACTGGAGTTTTCCTCTGGGATTAAAACTGTTAGAAAGTTACTGGAATCAGAAagtacaaaacacacaaaataccTCCTATAATTAAGCACATAGCAAAACCCCAACAACAAACCAGGAACATCAGTTCAAACTAAACATGATGGGTACACGATGCTCAGCAACTTATTGGTGGTCTGGACACAGTGAAGCAGTGTCACAGTGCTATGATCACAACTGAAAATATTAGGTTAATCTGAAGTGAAATGTCATGCAACACAAAGATTACTCGATATAATGGGAGGATCTAGTGGCCATGAGGAAATTACAAGCCTGTTGAAGTTACCAGTTGTGACAGGAAGGGAAGTAGTTAAGCTATGTCCactgaagaggaggaggtgaagcacaatgaaaaagaaacaaagcatGATGGGAAAAACGGGAAAGTAACGACGGCATTATTACTGAGTCGTCAGGGTTTTCCGCAGCGTGGGTCCCGTTCTGCACAATGTGCTCCTTGTCAGCCTGCGCTGCTTCCTGCGTCAAGGAAATGAGGTTGAACACAAATCATTAAAGCAGCAGGGGGAGATATTTACTGTTTGAATCGTCAACACCACAAAACTATGTAACTGGGCAGTTGTCTTTTAATAATCCACTTAAGTTTATGACAACGGACTAAATGTGACTCAGCATCTTTGAAGCTGATACAACTTTGAGCTTTTAGTCAAAGTTTAAAATAACCCTGAGATGTTCTGGTTTACAGATTATCCAGTCCTGCAACATTCAAAGTCTGAAAGGGTGTTGAACTGACGTGTTTGAATCCGGTTTAATTTGTTTCATACGCATGAAAAAGAGGGTGAGATGGTGGGATGTTAACCTCGTATGTGCTTTGATGTCAGTGGGCaactttttaaaagtatttcAGGGCTCGCTATTTTTCTTATTGTTCTGCAAGACTTGTAGGCTGATTTTATGGCAAAACAATGAAAACTACATAATTCATGTACAATTCCTGTGACGATCGCTTGACACAATTATTTCCACTGACTGTATCTTATATGGTTTAAAAACTAGCTTGAGCTGAATGAGTTTCTCCGTTCTTTTACAAATCTGTGTCGAGAGAAGCAGAgaaactgtgtaaaatgtaaattaaaaaacacaatttaaacATCTGCAAATCATAAAAGACTGGATAAGccgtgctaaaaaaaaaaaagaatcatctGGTGTCACTTACATTCTACACAGTGTCTCAGCTTTATCGGAAAAGGTGTTGTGCTTATTGATCACTTTTGTATGTTATTACTACAGCTGATATGCTGTCAATTGCTGATACATTTTGTTGTGGGTACGTTTTTACAGCACGATGagactgtgtttttgttgttctaTAAGTCATGTGGCCTACGAAGTGTATACATAATACACTGATGAAACTCTTTGGGGGTTTCAAATCTTTTAACGCCCTGATAACTGCTCGGCCCGATGATTTCTACAGAGCACACAACTGGAATAGTTGTTTTGCTGTAAATATGCAAAATCCTAGAGACAGTTTCCAATTAACAAGATATCAGAAATTCAAACTAGATTTTATTTATGCGAGTTTAATTAAGGAACTTTCAATTGGAGTTTGGTTGAACAAACAACACTCCCAGCAGTGGTAGCCTGGCAGAGGGATAAAAGTAACTGAACTgatttgtgtccatttgataaAAAAAGTTCCAAAAGTTCCAACCTTTGAcccaggaggaggaggcaggccCAGGAAGGCATATACTGAGTTGTCCTCCTTAGCATCGAAGAATGTGTCATAATCCTGcatgaaaaagagagaaacaataaCTAAAGGAATTACAATGACTTGCAGACACAGTCCTCTGATGCTAAACTTGCCCACATGGTTTGTGAGCAATATCAATATGGCATCATATCATTCCACATTCTGGAGCAGGCAACGATTAAATGAAATGCAGGTCCTTTTTCTGCACACCCACCCCACAGTAGCTCTCTTCGTTGAATATCTGCGGAGGGAGGGGGATGCCATTAGTGGGCTTCTTCTCCTCAGGGACGTTCTGTCTCATCCACATGCGGTTCTCCTCGTTGCAGGCGATGTCCAGCTGGGTGTAGTCCAATTTCAGAGCTTCCAAGAAGCCGACCACATCTTGCTGCTTCTTCTTGATCTGGGGGGGGCAGAAAAAGTCATATAAAAAGTGATACGCTTCCAGGAGATCTCCACTGATTGCACAGTATGTGGGGGATAAGGCTGCGACGTTAACTTTTTAAAGAACGCACTAAGTGACAGTATGGGTTCACGTCAGGTACAAGATGCTCCCTTCCCTTTTCTACGAGAGCTCAACCCTTTAGacacttttgttgttgttgtttttacttttttgtaTATTGGACTATTATATGGAATAGAAAATGTCATGGATAATTCATTTTGGGGTGTGGGGCATGTAAAGGGTCCTATTTTCACACtagttttcattgttttcaagTCATTGTGCAAACCATTCAGTTGAAGTCATAGATAGACCAGTGCAGACAGTGATGAGGTGTCATCTGCTAATCTTGGGTAGAAGACCAGATAAACTTGGGCAAGAGCCAACATGCAAGTAAGTCCACTCAGAGGACAAAGCCCTGGGCTTTGGGTTGAGGGACAACCCTGCTAACTACCGAGCCAACGAGTCCGCTCTGCTTCAAACTGCTTATTTAGCTTTGCCAAAAGTAGATCTGGGAGTGAATTCACCCTCCCCGCAACGGTTATCACCCCACCCAGCACACACAAAATGTCACATTAGGAAATATCTGAACACAAATAAGGAAATAAGCAAAAGCCCTTTTATTTGGGGGGGAAAAACCTTTACTCACACAACCTGTGAGCTCTGGATAGGCGAATCGCGAGGCTctgttacattaaaaaaaaagtttgggagCCCCTGTTCTGGCAAGCGACTCGCGAGCTAATTAAACAAAGAAGACAAACACTCATCAAGCAGGAATCTACGCACACGTCAAGTCAAACACTTGCCAAGAGATTtcaagcaaaataaatcaagGGGAGTAATTTCTTATATTTTTTAACCCGCTTGTGTCAGTGTGAGCGACATGTCCTGCTCGGTTTAAGCAGTTCAACCTGCAAAAGTTGATCCAAAGGGAAGAGAGCTGAGAT encodes:
- the sh3bgr gene encoding SH3 domain-binding glutamic acid-rich protein isoform X5, with product MVIKVFLASSSGSTAIKKKQQDVVGFLEALKLDYTQLDIACNEENRMWMRQNVPEEKKPTNGIPLPPQIFNEESYCGDYDTFFDAKEDNSVYAFLGLPPPPGSKEAAQADKEHIVQNGTHAAENPDDSEVPVEERNGNAHGEKEQVEAADEEEGEGGEAGDEATEGETAGDEPPAAEEGEEEAVEETDEQAQAEEVEEEEEQEEEDLQSEEEEELRQLEEEEEAEAQEGEEDDLEETQEEEAE
- the sh3bgr gene encoding SH3 domain-binding glutamic acid-rich protein isoform X13, which encodes MVIKVFLASSSGSTAIKKKQQDVVGFLEALKLDYTQLDIACNEENRMWMRQNVPEEKKPTNGIPLPPQIFNEESYCGDYDTFFDAKEDNSVYAFLGLPPPPGSKEAAQADKEHIVQNGTHAAENPDDSEVPVEERNGNAHGEKEQVEAADEEEGEGGEAGDEATEGETAGDEPPAAEEGEEEAVEETDEQAQAEEVEEEEEQEEEELRQLEEEEEAEAQEGEEDDLEETQEEEAE
- the sh3bgr gene encoding SH3 domain-binding glutamic acid-rich protein isoform X2; amino-acid sequence: MVIKVFLASSSGSTAIKKKQQDVVGFLEALKLDYTQLDIACNEENRMWMRQNVPEEKKPTNGIPLPPQIFNEESYCGDYDTFFDAKEDNSVYAFLGLPPPPGSKEAAQADKEHIVQNGTHAAENPDDSEVPVEERNGNAHGEKEQVEAADEEEGEGGEAGDEATEGETAGDEPPAAEEGEEEAVEETDEVTEDTQAQAEEVEEEEEQLLRVWNEPVPTAAPSLSAFQSFYSTTYMTDSLHDLSINDIY
- the sh3bgr gene encoding SH3 domain-binding glutamic acid-rich protein isoform X6; this encodes MVIKVFLASSSGSTAIKKKQQDVVGFLEALKLDYTQLDIACNEENRMWMRQNVPEEKKPTNGIPLPPQIFNEESYCGDYDTFFDAKEDNSVYAFLGLPPPPGSKEAAQADKEHIVQNGTHAAENPDDSEVPVEERNGNAHGEKEQVEAADEEEGEGGEAGDEATEGETAGDEPPAAEEGEEEAVEETDEAQAEEVEEEEEQEEEDLQSEEEEELRQLEEEEEAEAQEGEEDDLEETQEEEAE
- the sh3bgr gene encoding SH3 domain-binding glutamic acid-rich protein isoform X12 → MVIKVFLASSSGSTAIKKKQQDVVGFLEALKLDYTQLDIACNEENRMWMRQNVPEEKKPTNGIPLPPQIFNEESYCGDYDTFFDAKEDNSVYAFLGLPPPPGSKEAAQADKEHIVQNGTHAAENPDDSEVPVEERNGNAHGEKEQVEAADEEEGEGGEAGDEATEGETAGDEPPAAEEGEEEAVEETDEVTEDTAQAEEVEEEEEQEEEDLQSEEEEEAEAQEGEEDDLEETQEEEAE
- the sh3bgr gene encoding SH3 domain-binding glutamic acid-rich protein isoform X14, producing the protein MVIKVFLASSSGSTAIKKKQQDVVGFLEALKLDYTQLDIACNEENRMWMRQNVPEEKKPTNGIPLPPQIFNEESYCGDYDTFFDAKEDNSVYAFLGLPPPPGSKEAAQADKEHIVQNGTHAAENPDDSEVPVEERNGNAHGEKEQVEAADEEEGEGGEAGDEATEGETAGDEPPAAEEGEEEAVEETDEAQAEEVEEEEEQEEEELRQLEEEEEAEAQEGEEDDLEETQEEEAE
- the sh3bgr gene encoding SH3 domain-binding glutamic acid-rich protein isoform X34 yields the protein MVIKVFLASSSGSTAIKKKQQDVVGFLEALKLDYTQLDIACNEENRMWMRQNVPEEKKPTNGIPLPPQIFNEESYCGDYDTFFDAKEDNSVYAFLGLPPPPGSKEAAQADKEHIVQNGTHAAENPDDSQAQAEEVEEEEEQEEEDLQSEEEEELRQLEEEEEAEAQEGEEDDLEETQEEEAE
- the sh3bgr gene encoding SH3 domain-binding glutamic acid-rich protein isoform X35, whose product is MVIKVFLASSSGSTAIKKKQQDVVGFLEALKLDYTQLDIACNEENRMWMRQNVPEEKKPTNGIPLPPQIFNEESYCGDYDTFFDAKEDNSVYAFLGLPPPPGSKEAAQADKEHIVQNGTHAAENPDDSAQAEEVEEEEEQEEEDLQSEEEEELRQLEEEEEAEAQEGEEDDLEETQEEEAE
- the sh3bgr gene encoding SH3 domain-binding glutamic acid-rich protein isoform X3; this encodes MVIKVFLASSSGSTAIKKKQQDVVGFLEALKLDYTQLDIACNEENRMWMRQNVPEEKKPTNGIPLPPQIFNEESYCGDYDTFFDAKEDNSVYAFLGLPPPPGSKEAAQADKEHIVQNGTHAAENPDDSEVPVEERNGNAHGEKEQVEAADEEEGEGGEAGDEATEGETAGDEPPAAEEGEEEAVEETDEVTEDTAQAEEVEEEEEQEEEDLQSEEEEELRQLEEEEEAEAQEGEEDDLEETQEEEAE
- the sh3bgr gene encoding SH3 domain-binding glutamic acid-rich protein isoform X1 is translated as MVIKVFLASSSGSTAIKKKQQDVVGFLEALKLDYTQLDIACNEENRMWMRQNVPEEKKPTNGIPLPPQIFNEESYCGDYDTFFDAKEDNSVYAFLGLPPPPGSKEAAQADKEHIVQNGTHAAENPDDSEVPVEERNGNAHGEKEQVEAADEEEGEGGEAGDEATEGETAGDEPPAAEEGEEEAVEETDEVTEDTQAQAEEVEEEEEQEEEDLQSEEEEELRQLEEEEEAEAQEGEEDDLEETQEEEAE
- the sh3bgr gene encoding SH3 domain-binding glutamic acid-rich protein isoform X18 is translated as MVIKVFLASSSGSTAIKKKQQDVVGFLEALKLDYTQLDIACNEENRMWMRQNVPEEKKPTNGIPLPPQIFNEESYCGDYDTFFDAKEDNSVYAFLGLPPPPGSKEAAQADKEHIVQNGTHAAENPDDSEVPVEERNGNAHGEKEQVEAADEEEGEGGEAGDEATEGETAGDEPPAAEEGEEEAVEETDEVTEDTQAQAEEVEEEEEQEEEELRQLEEEEEAEAQEEEEAE
- the sh3bgr gene encoding SH3 domain-binding glutamic acid-rich protein isoform X40, encoding MVIKVFLASSSGSTAIKKKQQDVVGFLEALKLDYTQLDIACNEENRMWMRQNVPEEKKPTNGIPLPPQIFNEESYCGDYDTFFDAKEDNSVYAFLGLPPPPGSKQAQAEEVEEEEEQEEEDLQSEEEEELRQLEEEEEAEAQEGEEDDLEETQEEEAE
- the sh3bgr gene encoding SH3 domain-binding glutamic acid-rich protein isoform X9, translated to MVIKVFLASSSGSTAIKKKQQDVVGFLEALKLDYTQLDIACNEENRMWMRQNVPEEKKPTNGIPLPPQIFNEESYCGDYDTFFDAKEDNSVYAFLGLPPPPGSKEAAQADKEHIVQNGTHAAENPDDSEVPVEERNGNAHGEKEQVEAADEEEGEGGEAGDEATEGETAGDEPPAAEEGEEEAVEETDEVTEDTQAQAEEVEEEEEQEEEDLQSEEEEEAEAQEGEEDDLEETQEEEAE
- the sh3bgr gene encoding SH3 domain-binding glutamic acid-rich protein isoform X37, which gives rise to MVIKVFLASSSGSTAIKKKQQDVVGFLEALKLDYTQLDIACNEENRMWMRQNVPEEKKPTNGIPLPPQIFNEESYCGDYDTFFDAKEDNSVYAFLGLPPPPGSKEAAQADKEHIVQNGTHAAENPDDSQAQAEEVEEEEEQEEEDLQSEEEEEAEAQEGEEDDLEETQEEEAE
- the sh3bgr gene encoding SH3 domain-binding glutamic acid-rich protein isoform X15 codes for the protein MVIKVFLASSSGSTAIKKKQQDVVGFLEALKLDYTQLDIACNEENRMWMRQNVPEEKKPTNGIPLPPQIFNEESYCGDYDTFFDAKEDNSVYAFLGLPPPPGSKEAAQADKEHIVQNGTHAAENPDDSEVPVEERNGNAHGEKEQVEAADEEEGEGGEAGDEATEGETAGDEPPAAEEGEEEAVEETDEAQAEEVEEEEEQEEEDLQSEEEEEAEAQEGEEDDLEETQEEEAE
- the sh3bgr gene encoding SH3 domain-binding glutamic acid-rich protein isoform X44, whose protein sequence is MVIKVFLASSSGSTAIKKKQQDVVGFLEALKLDYTQLDIACNEENRMWMRQNVPEEKKPTNGIPLPPQIFNEESYCGDYDTFFDAKEDNSVYAFLGLPPPPGSKQAQAEEVEEEEEQEEEDLQSEEEEEAEAQEGEEDDLEETQEEEAE
- the sh3bgr gene encoding SH3 domain-binding glutamic acid-rich protein isoform X11 — its product is MVIKVFLASSSGSTAIKKKQQDVVGFLEALKLDYTQLDIACNEENRMWMRQNVPEEKKPTNGIPLPPQIFNEESYCGDYDTFFDAKEDNSVYAFLGLPPPPGSKEAAQADKEHIVQNGTHAAENPDDSEVPVEERNGNAHGEKEQVEAADEEEGEGGEAGDEATEGETAGDEPPAAEEGEEEAVEETDEVTEDTQAQAEEVEEEEEQEEEDLQSEEEEELRQLEEEEEAEAQEEEEAE
- the sh3bgr gene encoding SH3 domain-binding glutamic acid-rich protein isoform X36; protein product: MVIKVFLASSSGSTAIKKKQQDVVGFLEALKLDYTQLDIACNEENRMWMRQNVPEEKKPTNGIPLPPQIFNEESYCGDYDTFFDAKEDNSVYAFLGLPPPPGSKEAAQADKEHIVQNGTHAAENPDDSQAQAEEVEEEEEQEEEELRQLEEEEEAEAQEGEEDDLEETQEEEAE
- the sh3bgr gene encoding SH3 domain-binding glutamic acid-rich protein isoform X19 gives rise to the protein MVIKVFLASSSGSTAIKKKQQDVVGFLEALKLDYTQLDIACNEENRMWMRQNVPEEKKPTNGIPLPPQIFNEESYCGDYDTFFDAKEDNSVYAFLGLPPPPGSKEAAQADKEHIVQNGTHAAENPDDSEVPVEERNGNAHGEKEQVEAADEEEGEGGEAGDEATEGETAGDEPPAAEEGEEEAVEETDEVTEDTQAQAEEVEEEEEQEEEDLQSEEEEEAEAQEEEEAE
- the sh3bgr gene encoding SH3 domain-binding glutamic acid-rich protein isoform X8; translation: MVIKVFLASSSGSTAIKKKQQDVVGFLEALKLDYTQLDIACNEENRMWMRQNVPEEKKPTNGIPLPPQIFNEESYCGDYDTFFDAKEDNSVYAFLGLPPPPGSKEAAQADKEHIVQNGTHAAENPDDSEVPVEERNGNAHGEKEQVEAADEEEGEGGEAGDEATEGETAGDEPPAAEEGEEEAVEETDEVTEDTQAQAEEVEEEEEQEEEELRQLEEEEEAEAQEGEEDDLEETQEEEAE
- the sh3bgr gene encoding SH3 domain-binding glutamic acid-rich protein isoform X43, which produces MVIKVFLASSSGSTAIKKKQQDVVGFLEALKLDYTQLDIACNEENRMWMRQNVPEEKKPTNGIPLPPQIFNEESYCGDYDTFFDAKEDNSVYAFLGLPPPPGSKQAQAEEVEEEEEQEEEELRQLEEEEEAEAQEGEEDDLEETQEEEAE
- the sh3bgr gene encoding SH3 domain-binding glutamic acid-rich protein isoform X4; protein product: MVIKVFLASSSGSTAIKKKQQDVVGFLEALKLDYTQLDIACNEENRMWMRQNVPEEKKPTNGIPLPPQIFNEESYCGDYDTFFDAKEDNSVYAFLGLPPPPGSKEAAQADKEHIVQNGTHAAENPDDSEVPVEERNGNAHGEKEQVEAADEEEGEGGEAGDEATEGETAGDEPPAAEEGEEEAVEETDEVTEDTAQAEEVEEEEEQLLRVWNEPVPTAAPSLSAFQSFYSTTYMTDSLHDLSINDIY
- the sh3bgr gene encoding SH3 domain-binding glutamic acid-rich protein isoform X10 translates to MVIKVFLASSSGSTAIKKKQQDVVGFLEALKLDYTQLDIACNEENRMWMRQNVPEEKKPTNGIPLPPQIFNEESYCGDYDTFFDAKEDNSVYAFLGLPPPPGSKEAAQADKEHIVQNGTHAAENPDDSEVPVEERNGNAHGEKEQVEAADEEEGEGGEAGDEATEGETAGDEPPAAEEGEEEAVEETDEVTEDTAQAEEVEEEEEQEEEELRQLEEEEEAEAQEGEEDDLEETQEEEAE
- the sh3bgr gene encoding SH3 domain-binding glutamic acid-rich protein isoform X22, coding for MVIKVFLASSSGSTAIKKKQQDVVGFLEALKLDYTQLDIACNEENRMWMRQNVPEEKKPTNGIPLPPQIFNEESYCGDYDTFFDAKEDNSVYAFLGLPPPPGSKEVPVEERNGNAHGEKEQVEAADEEEGEGGEAGDEATEGETAGDEPPAAEEGEEEAVEETDEVTEDTQAQAEEVEEEEEQEEEDLQSEEEEELRQLEEEEEAEAQEGEEDDLEETQEEEAE